CCAGCATGGCCAGCGGGAGAAGGTATTGTCCGAAGCCCAACGCATATAAGAAAGGCCCGGTAAAAGATTCCCAGTCGATCCCCCAGCCGCCGGTGAGCATTGCCCAGCCCATCAAGGCTACACGAAAGAACCACACTGCACTGGCAGCCATAAATAGGCGTAAGGCCCAGCGCCGGTGCTCCGCAATGCGCCTGGCCATTGCGCTGCGCACCGCCAGAAAGGCAAACGCCAAAATTAGTATGCCGTCCATGGTGATGCTGATTTGCGACACAAGATTACCAAAGGTATGCCGAGTCCAGGTCATGTAGAGCCCAGCAAAACTGCTGCTGACGGCTGCCAACAGATAACTGCGCCCCAGCCAGCGATGGAAGTTGGGGGCATGCCGTCGCACCGAAGGGACCAGCTGTAGAGGCCCGCCGCCGATCACAATCGCGGCCAACAGCACGTGGCTTGCCGAAGCCAGGTTGCCCAGGGTATCCCCCTCGCGGAAGCCCGCCGGCAGGTGCAGACCCTCTAAGCCATACAGTCCTGACTCAGCAATGGGTGGGTAGAATACGGCCAGGATATAGGCAAAGAAGATCGCATGGCCGATGGCCGCGATGCAGAACCAGGTTTTTACCGACAGGTTAACCGCCCGCCGGGTATCGAATGGTCGCGGTAGTGTTTGGCTGAGTACAGCGTCGTTCATGGGTTTCTCCAGGCGATTATGGTCCGTGTTAGGTCTGAGTGAGCTTGCCGATCATGTTCGGATTTTTCAGACATCTGCACATCGGCCACAGGCAGGAATCTGGCCTCCCCCAAAAGGTGGAGATGCGCCCGCTTCCGCCTCCCCCGAAAGCCCCATGACAGCTAAGCGCGCCTGGTTTAGCATGCGGAAATGAAATCGCCGTCCCTAAAGACGTCTGCGTCGAATCCGTCCAACGCCAGCCTGGAATT
This DNA window, taken from Microbulbifer sp. GL-2, encodes the following:
- a CDS encoding DUF2306 domain-containing protein; the encoded protein is MNDAVLSQTLPRPFDTRRAVNLSVKTWFCIAAIGHAIFFAYILAVFYPPIAESGLYGLEGLHLPAGFREGDTLGNLASASHVLLAAIVIGGGPLQLVPSVRRHAPNFHRWLGRSYLLAAVSSSFAGLYMTWTRHTFGNLVSQISITMDGILILAFAFLAVRSAMARRIAEHRRWALRLFMAASAVWFFRVALMGWAMLTGGWGIDWESFTGPFLYALGFGQYLLPLAMLEWYFHCQKRETAQGTQIAFVSSLVPLTVFMAIGIFAATMGLWLPRI